In Aedes albopictus strain Foshan chromosome 3, AalbF5, whole genome shotgun sequence, the following are encoded in one genomic region:
- the LOC109398798 gene encoding protein NASP homolog, producing the protein MAEKSETLVTKEEKMAEAKELFGRGSRNYCMKQYSDAADDLSACCNIYSELYGPTADECGVAYLLYAKSLIALGKDENNLIVPGEGEEGEDDDEDDEEGDEEGDGEADADGEEMKEDDEKDVKSENAETEAAEAQKAESGESKKEEAVAGGSSSKVDEDPQPGPSTSNGVETQKDDTEEDEEEKCEGNLEIAWEILELAVKIFEGQGEKSLDNLSECYSELASISLENSNFAIAINDYKKALAVYDKTGKADRRIIAEIQYKIGLCHLMQNEYEDSIAAFREACSEMDKVIQQEQSKEQTDETKAAIKDLEETKQEIMEKIAEVEDTKKTSIEVVKRELSKIIVKGETSNGFDGAGPSSSSSTSNGTSSSAAKPTDITHLIKRKKPDSATTEVEGSPAKKTAVELDKSSD; encoded by the exons ATGGCAGAAAAATCGGAAACCCTCGTGACAAAAGAAGAGAAGATGGCGGAAGCAAAGGAACTGTTCGGCCGTGGTAGTCGAAACTACTGCATGAAACAGTATTCGGATGCTGCTGACGATCTGAGCGCTTGCTGTAATATCTACTCGGAACTGTATGGTCCCACAGCGGACGAATGCGGCGTGGCTTATCTGCTGTATGCTAAATCATTGATTGCGCTGGGCAAGGATGAGAACAACTTGATTGTTCCGGGTGAAGGAGAGGAAGGCGAGGATGATGATGAGGACGATGAAGAAGGGGATGAGGAAGGTGATGGCGAGGCTGATGCCGATGGGGAAGAGATGAAAGAAGATGATGAAAAGGATGTAAAATCGGAAAACGCCGAAACTGAAGCAGCAGAAGCACAGAAAGCTGAAAGTGGAGAGTCTAAAAAAGAAGAAGCTGTAGCAGGAGGATCGTCATCGAAAGTAGATGAAGATCCACAGCCAGGGCCCTCGACATCGAACGGTGTGGAAACTCAAAAGGATGACACTGAAGAGGATGAGGAGGAAAAATGCGAAGGCAATCTGGAGATTGCTTGGGAAATTTTAGAACTGGCAGTCAAAATCTTCGAAGGACAAGGGGAAAAATCGTTGGATAACCTGTCGGAGTGCTACTCAGAATTGGCcagtatttctttggaaaatagCAACTTTGCTATTGCCATCAATGATTACA AGAAAGCCCTGGCTGTGTATGACAAAACCGGCAAAGCTGACCGGCGGATCATTGCGGAGATTCAGTACAAGATTGGCCTGTGTCACTTGATGCAGAACGAATATGAAGATTCCATAGCCGCCTTCCGAGAGGCTTGTAGCGAGATGGATAAGGTCATTCAACAGGAGCAGAGCAAGGAACAGACCGATGAAACCAAGGCTGCTATCAAGGATCTTGAGGAAACCAAGCAGGAAATTATGGAGAAAATTGCCGAGGTCGAGGATACGAAGAAAACG TCCATCGAAGTGGTCAAACGAGAACTGTCCAAAATCATCGTTAAAGGGGAAACTTCCAACGGATTCGATGGCGCTGGTCCATCTTCGTCTTCTTCGACCAGCAACGGAACTTCTTCCAGTGCGGCGAAACCCACCGACATCACTCACCTGATCAAGCGAAAGAAGCCGGACTCTGCCACCACCGAGGTCGAAGGCTCTCCTGCGAAAAAGACGGCAGTTGAGTTGGACAAATCTAGTGATTAA
- the LOC134290488 gene encoding uncharacterized protein LOC134290488: MEEKIQMLAKKRETVRRKVQRIYVATSDPDNPNNMSKHYLQTQIEMLTRCYKEYNEFQNEICDLITSDERQAQEEMVYIEFERVYGILLARLAQQVEDTSKVKLQQASSAPQALNQAVQPNLPPLKVPLPTFDGSYENWYAFRSMFENIMNRYNAESPAIKLYHLRNALVGKAAGIIDQDIINNNDYAAAWNTLRDRFEDKRLIVNKHIEAILSLPKMTKESAIDLRKLIDICSKNVDALTNLNLPVVGLGEMVILNVISSKMDFETRKAWELVQKPGQLPQYSNTMDFLKDRCKALEKIQVSLKAAGESVKQNRPAVKSEVKAHSLVTTEAQCFHCSGSHPIWKCDTFQKAGYNAQKTSLIKSGACFNCLQRGHTASDCKSTHSCKKCRQRHHTLIHREEQPATPPKDMTNQQKIVPNSDPAPTTASTATTLCTMVETGKSQSLIATAVVLVRGKGDSKFACRAVLDSASHSHFVTEQFATLLGLKRKPAFCVISGINGQQVHIKFKLHTQVESMKNDYATKPLELLVVPRITGDLPLAKFDAKALQIPDAIILADPAFNLPDTVDLLIGSEVFFRLLRPGQHDLGVSAPFLQETQFGWIVSGLVPAAHITVGNSLTSVVEEDDLSRILAKFYEVETCAESPKEEEDEESCLAHFRTTHRRNPDGRYIVRIPFNDLKSELGESRQMAEKRFLSLERRLDREPLLKEQYKAFICEYEHLQHLREISPPMNEESGGAFYVPHHCVLKPSSTTTKLRVVFDGSVESSTGISINQAQYVGPTVQNDLVSILLNFRSYRYAVSADIPKMYRQVAVHPDDQPYQRILWRENNSEPLKVLQLTTVTYGMKSSPFLATMSLLQLVEDEGHSFPLAARAITKSCYIDDMLSGAGSIPELLELKQQLIDLLAKGGFSIHKICSNSSELLDETPEHQRETSLQIDDGNINILTKTLGIVWEPQKDVFRISIPLQLNEGLTKRSILSQIAKIFDPLGFLGPVLTTAKLLMRELWVLDIKWDDTIPSAVAARWKTFREELNSLDGMDLPRRFIAEGAVMVELHGFSDASDHACGACVYARSVASDGSSQMALICSKSKILPKKKKGQPKQISTPRAELEAALLLANLANKVKSALDYNFESTTLWSDSQIVLAWIAKRPEQLLVYVANRVRKIRDITDVADWHYIPSASNPADLISRGLTPTQIINRELWWNGPPTSGNTESPPPLKEDDIPETKQTSLVATVKTSTRLALFDRISRYSIIERAMAYVVRFTDYIRRHRKELTKGTITVDELKRANLLIIRLVQAEGFQHELQLLNLDQSSRHPLRCLSPFIDMNDGLLRVGGRNKHAIIPYDSKHQMLLPEKHPFTATLIRHLHKNNHHLGQRGLLAVVRQRFWPLRAKSVIRKIIHHCIPCFKMRPSKATQLMGNLPDYRVQPAPIFSTAGVDFAGPFTFKSSTQSRKPMYTNGYVCVFVCMSTRSLHLEPVSNLTSEAFLAALQRFVSRRGLPNKLISDNATNFEGACNELGRLAVLFKDEQFQKRLDQFCTQRSIEWSFIPPRSPHFGGIWEAGVKSVKSHLKLILAEHKLTYEEFATVLSQIEAVLNSRPLVPSSDDPNDITAITPAHFIIGREFQAIPEPSYDHIPVGRLSRLQFLQDLKHKFWKIWMTDYLQELQRRQKDYKITEFKPGALVLIVDDNIAPLQWSLARIIDTHPGTDGHTRVVTLKTKNGTTKRAVKKICLLPLDSEE, from the coding sequence atggAAGAGAAAATTCAAATGCTGGCGAAGAAACGTGAAACCGTGCGACGGAAGGTGCAGCGGATTTATGTGGCTACATCGGATCCGGACAATCCAAACAATATGAGCAAGCACTACCTTCAAACGCAAATTGAAATGCTGACACGATGCTACAAGGAATACAACGAGTTCCAGAATGAAATCTGCGATTTGATCACCAGCGACGAACGTCAAGCTCAAGAAGAGATGGTGTACATCGAATTCGAGCGGGTTTATGGCATCCTACTAGCTCGCTTGGCCCAGCAGGTTGAAGATACGTCGAAGGTGAAGCTCCAGCAGGCCTCATCTGCACCTCAGGCGCTAAACCAGGCTGTGCAGCCGAATCTGCCACCATTGAAGGTACCGCTGCCAACTTTCGATGGCTCTTACGAAAATTGGTATGCTTTCCGCAGCATGTTCGAAAACATCATGAACAGGTACAACGCGGAATCGCCAGCCATAAAGCTTTACCACCTACGGAACGCTTTAGTAGGTAAAGCTGCTGGGATAATAGACCAGGACATAATCAACAACAATGATTATGCCGCAGCCTGGAACACCCTTCGCGACAGGTTTGAAGACAAACGGCTAATCGTCAACAAGCACATCGAAGCTATCTTGAGCCTGCCAAAGATGACCAAGGAGAGTGCGATCGATCTTCGTAAACTGATCGATATTTGCAGCAAGAATGTCGATGCCCTCACCAACCTGAACTTACCTGTCGTCGGATTGGGTGAAATGGTGATTTTGAACGTTATCTCATCAAAAATGGATTTCGAAACACGAAAGGCTTGGGAACTGGTTCAGAAACCGGGTCAGCTTCCCCAGTATTCTAACACGATGGATTTCTTGAAGGACAGGTGCAAGGCCTTGGAGAAAATTCAAGTCAGTTTGAAGGCAGCTGGTGAGTCTGTGAAGCAGAATCGACCGGCTGTGAAATCAGAAGTGAAAGCACATTCGCTCGTCACCACAGAAGCACAGTGCTTTCACTGCAGCGGATCGCACCCGATTTGGAAGTGCGACACATTCCAGAAAGCTGGATACAATGCGCAAAAAACCAGCCTCATCAAATCCGGAGCTTGTTTTAATTGTCTTCAGCGAGGGCACACAGCAAGCGACTGCAAATCGACCCACTCCTGTAAAAAATGCAGACAGCGTCATCATACGTTGATTCATCGAGAAGAACAACCTGCTACACCACCCAAGGACATGACGAACCAGCAAAAGATCGTTCCGAATTCCGATCCTGCACCAACGACTGCAAGCACCGCGACCACCCTATGTACCATGGTGGAGACTGGGAAGAGCCAGAGCCTTATTGCGACGGCCGTGGTACTCGTCCGTGGCAAAGGTGACTCGAAATTCGCCTGCAGAGCAGTACTCGATTCAGCTTCCCACTCGCACTTCGTAACTGAACAATTCGCCACTCTGCTGGGCCTAAAACGGAAACCCGCATTCTGTGTCATTTCCGGGATCAACGGACAACAAGTGCACATCAAGTTCAAGCTACATACGCAAGTTGAATCAATGAAGAATGATTACGCAACGAAGCCATTGGAACTTCTCGTAGTTCCGAGAATCACTGGAGACCTACCTCTTGCAAAGTTCGATGCGAAGGCTCTTCAAATTCCAGATGCAATCATATTAGCCGACCCAGCTTTCAATCTTCCAGACACCGTGGACTTGCTGATTGGTTCAGAAGTTTTCTTCAGACTCCTAAGACCCGGTCAACACGATCTTGGGGTTAGTGCTCCTTTTCTCCAAGAAACGCAATTCGGCTGGATCGTGAGTGGCCTTGTTCCGGCGGCTCATATCACGGTAGGAAATAGTTTGACAAGTGTGGTAGAAGAAGACGACCTTAGTAGGATCCTTGCTAAATTCTACGAGGTCGAGACATGCGCCGAATCACCAAAGGAAGAAGAGGATGAAGAGTCGTGCCTGGCCCACTTCAGAACGACACACCGAAGAAACCCGGATGGGCGCTACATCGTAAGAATCCCATTCAACGATCTGAAATCCGAGCTAGGCGAGTCCCGACAGATGGCAGAAAAGCGTTTTTTGTCACTCGAGCGGCGGTTGGACCGAGAACCGTTGCTAAAGGAACAGTATAAGGCGTTTATTTGTGAGTATGAACATTTGCAGCATTTGCGTGAGATTTCTCCCCCCATGAATGAAGAGTCGGGCGGTGCGTTCTACGTGCCCCACCACTGCGTACTCAAACCGTCAAGTACTACGACAAAGCTGCGTGTAGTATTTGATGGGTCGGTGGAGAGTTCTACAGGGATCTCAATCAACCAGGCACAGTACGTAGGTCCAACTGTCCAGAACGACCTGGTTTCCATCTTGCTCAACTTCCGGTCGTATCGATATGCCGTTAGCGCAGACATCCCCAAAATGTACCGTCAGGTGGCGGTACATCCTGACGATCAACCGTACCAACGAATACTTTGGAGGGAGAACAACAGCGAACCGTTGAAGGTACTACAGTTGACAACAGTAACGTACGGCATGAAGTCTTCTCCATTCTTGGCCACCATGTCGCTGCTACAACTTGTGGAGGATGAGGGACACTCGTTTCCCTTAGCTGCTCGTGCTATTACAAAATCGTGCTACATTGATGACATGCTTTCGGGCGCCGGAAGCATTCCAGAATTGTTGGAGCTGAAACAGCAATTGATTGATCTTTTAGCCAAGGGTGGATTTAGCATCCACAAGATCTGTTCCAACTCCAGCGAACTACTCGATGAAACTCCAGAGCACCAGCGAGAAACTAGTCTACAGATAGATGATGGAAATATCAACATCCTCACGAAAACCCTGGGAATAGTGTGGGAGCCGCAGAAGGACGTCTTCAGGATTAGCATCCCTTTGCAGCTGAACGAAGGACTCACCAAGCGAAGCATCCTCAGTCAAATTGCCAAAATATTTGACCCCTTAGGATTTCTCGGACCTGTGTTAACTACAGCGAAACTACTGATGCGAGAATTATGGGTGCTTGACATTAAGTGGGACGACACCATTCCGTCGGCTGTAGCAGCACGCTGGAAAACTTTTCGTGAAGAACTGAATTCCCTCGATGGCATGGATCTCCCCAGACGGTTCATCGCGGAGGGCGCTGTAATGGTGGAGCTGCATGGGTTTTCCGATGCATCGGATCACGCTTGTGGAGCTTGTGTTTATGCAAGATCTGTTGCTTCGGATGGATCGTCACAGATGGCGCTGATTTGCAGCAAATCCAAAATCTTGCCAAAGAAAAAGAAAGGACAGCCAAAACAGATATCCACACCCCGTGCTGAGTTGGAAGCGGCCTTGTTACTCGCCAATCTTGCTAACAAGGTGAAGTCAGCGCTAGACTACAACTTTGAATCAACAACACTGTGGAGCGACTCGCAGATTGTTCTTGCGTGGATAGCCAAAAGACCAGAGCAACTCTTGGTTTATGTGGCAAATCGTGTGAGGAAGATCAGAGATATCACGGATGTAGCAGATTGGCATTACATTCCTTCGGCGTCCAATCCAGCCGACCTGATCTCAAGGGGACTTACACCGACGCAGATCATCAATCGTGAACTTTGGTGGAATGGGCCACCAACATCAGGCAACACAGAATCACCTCCGCCTCTGAAGGAAGATGATATTCCTGAAACGAAGCAGACATCTTTAGTGGCAACCGTGAAGACTTCAACCCGACTGGCACTCTTTGATCGTATCAGCAGATATTCGATAATTGAACGAGCAATGGCATACGTAGTCAGGTTTACTGATTACATTCGAAGACATCGGAAGGAATTGACGAAGGGTACGATCACTGTGGACGAGCTCAAACGAGCTAACTTGTTGATAATCCGCCTAGTACAAGCCGAGGGTTTTCAGCATGAATTACAACTTCTCAACCTGGACCAATCCTCTCGACACCCGCTACGCTGTCTTAGTCCTTTCATCGACATGAACGACGGACTTCTCCGGGTAGGCGGCCGCAATAAGCATGCCATCATCCCTTATGATAGCAAGCACCAAATGTTGCTGCCTGAGAAACATCCGTTCACTGCTACCCTAATTCGACATCTCCACAAGAACAACCATCATCTGGGGCAGCGAGGATTGTTAGCAGTAGTACGGCAACGCTTTTGGCCACTGCGAGCGAAGAGTGTCATCAGGAAGATAATACATCACTGCATCCCCTGCTTCAAAATGCGACCGTCAAAGGCAACGCAGTTGATGGGTAACCTGCCGGACTACAGGGTTCAACCGGCGCCTATTTTTTCTACAGCAGGCGTCGACTTCGCCGGACCCTTTACTTTCAAATCTTCCACCCAATCCAGAAAGCCAATGTACACCAATGGCTACGTCTGCGTGTTCGTGTGCATGAGTACACGTTCTTTGCATTTGGAACCAGTGTCGAACTTGACGAGTGAAGCCTTTCTAGCAGCGCTACAACGATTTGTGAGCCGTCGTGGTTTGCCCAACAAGCTGATATCGGACAATGCCACTAATTTCGAAGGAGCCTGCAATGAATTAGGGCGTCTTGCTGTGCTTTTCAAGGACGAACAATTCCAAAAACGACTCGATCAGTTTTGCACCCAACGAAGCATTGAGTGGTCGTTTATTCCGCCTCGTAGTCCCCACTTTGGTGGGATTTGGGAGGCCGGGGTAAAATCGGTCAAATCACACCTCAAATTGATTCTGGCTGAGCACAAGTTGACATATGAAGAGTTTGCTACCGTGCTTTCCCAAATTGAAGCTGTTTTGAATTCTCGGCCGCTGGTGCCATCATCCGACGATCCGAACGACATCACGGCAATCACTCCTGCTCATTTTATCATCGGCCGTGAATTCCAGGCGATACCTGAGCCTTCGTATGACCACATTCCAGTTGGACGACTGTCGCGATTGCAGTTTTTGCAAGACCTGAAacacaaattttggaaaatttggatgactgattatttgcaagaacttCAGCGACGACAAAAGGACTACAAGATCACCGAGTTCAAGCCTGGTGCACTCGTACTGATCGTGGACGATAACATTGCTCCTTTGCAATGGTCGTTGGCGCGGATTATCGACACGCACCCTGGTACCGATGGACACACACGTGTTGTAACCCTGAAGACGAAGAATGGAACAACTAAGCGAGCGGTCAAAAAGATATGTTTGCTACCTTTGGATAGCGAAGAGTGA